A single genomic interval of Vulpes vulpes isolate BD-2025 chromosome 3, VulVul3, whole genome shotgun sequence harbors:
- the RPL22L1 gene encoding ribosomal protein eL22-like isoform X2, which translates to MAPKDKKPKKSTWKFNLDLTHPVEDGIFDSGNFEQFLREKVKVNGKTGNLGNVVHIERFKNKITVVSEKQFSKRYLKYLTKKYLKKNNLRDWLRVVASDKETYELRYFQISQDEDESESED; encoded by the exons ATGGCGCCG AAAGACAAGAAGCCTAAGAAGTCAACCTGGAAGTTTAACTTGGACCTTACCCATCCAGTAGAAGATGGAATTTTTGATTCTGGAAATTTT GAACAGTTTCTCCGGGAGAAGGTTAAAGTCAATGGAAAAACTGGAAATCTGGGGAATGTTGTTCACATTGAACGCTTCAAGAATAAAATCACGGTAGTTTCTGAGAAACAGTTCTCTAAAAG gtatttgaAATATCTTACCAAGaaatatcttaagaaaaacaatcttCGTGATTGGCTTCGTGTGGTTGCATCTGACAAGGAGACTTATGAACTTCGTTATTTCCAAATTAGTCAAGATGAAGATGAATCTGAGTCTGAAGACTAG
- the RPL22L1 gene encoding ribosomal protein eL22-like isoform X1 has translation MLTPAHRGSAKKDKKPKKSTWKFNLDLTHPVEDGIFDSGNFEQFLREKVKVNGKTGNLGNVVHIERFKNKITVVSEKQFSKRYLKYLTKKYLKKNNLRDWLRVVASDKETYELRYFQISQDEDESESED, from the exons ATGCTAACTCCAGCCCACAGGGGATCTGCAAAG AAAGACAAGAAGCCTAAGAAGTCAACCTGGAAGTTTAACTTGGACCTTACCCATCCAGTAGAAGATGGAATTTTTGATTCTGGAAATTTT GAACAGTTTCTCCGGGAGAAGGTTAAAGTCAATGGAAAAACTGGAAATCTGGGGAATGTTGTTCACATTGAACGCTTCAAGAATAAAATCACGGTAGTTTCTGAGAAACAGTTCTCTAAAAG gtatttgaAATATCTTACCAAGaaatatcttaagaaaaacaatcttCGTGATTGGCTTCGTGTGGTTGCATCTGACAAGGAGACTTATGAACTTCGTTATTTCCAAATTAGTCAAGATGAAGATGAATCTGAGTCTGAAGACTAG